In Candidatus Devosia phytovorans, the DNA window GTGGCAATGGCGGCGCCGCGCAGTTCAAGGCGCGGAAAGCCAAAGTGCCCGAAGATCAGCACATAGGCGAGAGCGGCGTTGAGGAGGACGCCGGCCACGGTGATCAGCAGGATGATGCGGGTGGCGTCAAAGGCCGAGAGCATGGAGCGGAAGGCGATGATGCCCATGGCCGGGAACAGCATCCAGGCGCTGATCTGGATGAATTGCGCGGCCATGTCTGTGGCGACGGGATCCTGGCCGAGCAAAGCAAAGATCGGCCTGATCTGGAGCACGATCGGCACCAGCAGGATGCCCAGCCCGATGGCGGCCCAGCAGCCCTGGCGGACGATGCGACGGACAGCCTTGATGTCGCGCGCGCCGCGCGCCTGGGCGACGAGCGGGGCGACGGCGCCAACCACGCCAATGCCACCCACGAGGAAGGGCATGACGAAGGTCGTTGCGAGGGTTCCAGCCGCCAGATAGGCCGGACCAAGCCAGCCGAGCAGGATGACGTCGGTGGTATGGAGGGCGTTCTGCGCCAGCTGGGCAATCACCAGTGGCCAGGCCAGGGCAAAAGTGGCGCGCAACTCAGCGGCCCAGCCAAGGGCATGGGTTTGAGTCTCGGCAGCGCCGGGCGCCGCCGTTATCTGATCGGTCATTTCTGTGTCCTACTCGCGCCCATTGCTCTAGATGAAAGCGGACATATCGGAAAGAGGGCAGGGCGATGGGTCAGACGGACGGATGGGGCCGGCGGGTATTGCTCGCCGCGGCAGGGCTGGTTGGTGCGGTAGGGGTCGCCAGTGCTGCGGCGTCGTCGCATGGGGACTCGCGCAACCTGGGCTCCATCGCCATGATCTGCCTCGCGCATGGGCCGGCGCTGCTGGCTCTGGCGCTTGCCGGGCGGGGGCGCCTGCTCCGTTTTGCGGGCTGGATATTGCTCGTCGGCACTGCACTGTTCGCGGGAGACCTGGCCGTGCGCGAGTGGCTTGGGCATGGGTTGTTTCCCGGCGCCGCACCGATTGGTGGAATAGGCTTGATCGGGGGTTGGGCGACCATAATTCTGGCCGGATTGACCGGACGAATGCGTTAGGTTGCATTTTCGTTAATTTGATACGGCTTCGGCCGGAACCAATCCCGCGACCGCGCATTTTTGATTTCGATAGTCCTGGAGGGTTTCCAATGCATAAGATTCTGATCATCGCCGCGACCTGTCTCTCGCTGGCCGCTTGCACCACCACGCAGCAGGGCGCCACTGTCGGCGCTGTTGGCGGCGGCCTCATCGGCGCTGCTGCTGGTGGTAGCGTGCTGAGCACGGCTGTTGGCGCAGGTGTCGGTGCCGTGGTCGGCGCTGCTGCCGGTGAAGTTGTTGGCCGTTCGAGCAGCGGTTCCAACATCTGTATCTACCAGCGCCCCGATGGCAGCCGCTACCGCGACACCTGCCCGCGCGGCTAAAAGAAGTTGCAGCATCGCCCCATGCTGCACGCGCCAACGAGCTTTCAGTGGTCGCGGTTTCGAACCGCAAAAGTGGAATCCACTTTCTGCTGAAAGCGCTCCGAAGGCGCCAGAGCACCCGGACAGGATTTCCTGGACGGGTGTTTCTCTTTGATTGTGCCTTGAACTTCCACGGAAGCGACGGCATATTCCGTTTTTACGAAACACACTGTCTTGCGTTATCTGACGACCGGCTCGCTGGGAAATTGGCTAAATCCTGATTGGTGAATCGTAAGCCGGGCACTGCATGAGGTGTCCGTTTTTCATGCTTGCCGCTGTTGCGGTACGTTCTACGAGGGACCTAATTCCATGGCTGCCATTACCGGTACCGTCAAATTCTTCAACACCACCAAGGGCTTCGGCTTCATTTCGCCGGAAAACGGTGAGAAGGACGCATTCG includes these proteins:
- a CDS encoding DUF423 domain-containing protein, translating into MGQTDGWGRRVLLAAAGLVGAVGVASAAASSHGDSRNLGSIAMICLAHGPALLALALAGRGRLLRFAGWILLVGTALFAGDLAVREWLGHGLFPGAAPIGGIGLIGGWATIILAGLTGRMR